CTGTCAGCACCTCTGACATACCGTTGGCGATAATAGTCCCGGCTACTGCAGCGCCGGCATTTGAAAAATGGAACATATCATAAAAATACTCAGACGATTTTTCCATGGTACCGGCTAAATCAATCAGGGGAATGTCATAGGCATCAGCAACTTCACGGGTTACGTCGTTGTACAACTCGAGCACACGCCACAGCTGATACCCGCTTCCTCCCCTGTACAAGAGTTTTGCCAAATCAACCCCGGTTACCGGGTCAGTGCCTGCTCCGGCCAATATGGCCTGCGTAATCAAAACCGGCGTAATGCCTGACTCAAGGGACATTTCCACAAAGCGGCTGAGGCGCGTCCGGTATGCATCGGTAAAGTAATGAGCATGCCAGGCAACTGCCCGGTCAGCTTCCTCCCTGTCAATGGCATCCAGTACGGGCTGTTGCTTGAGATCTAAAAACTGATGCCTGATCCCGGCATCGCCCGCAAGATACATCCGATACAGATGCAGTAGTGTCGCGACCGTTTCGCTGTAGTAAGAAGCTGATCTGATGAAGTCAGCGGGCGATGAAAACCGAAGTCCGGATCGGATACGGCGCTCATGGCTGTCACTTCTGCCAATATCGTTCAGACCCGCTTTCACGAGAATAAAATCAGGCTGCAGGGACAGCAGGTAGTCTTCAAGGAGAACGAGGTGCCCGATGGTTGAGTGACCGTCCATTGCAGCATTGTTGACCCAGACTTCATGCCCCGCGGCTTCAAGAGAAGAAGCCATAACGGCGGGCCAGTCCCTGCCATCAGAGAGGTAGAAGCCCTCCGTAGTGCTTCCCCCCACGGTGATGATACGCGGCACATCCTGCGGAAGCGCATCGGGTTCAGGGCCTCTGAAGCCTAAGCTGTTTTTGGTATGCCTGATCTGCGTATCGAGGCCGGGTACTTCTGCCTGCCGGAACTCATAAACCGCATGATAAGGCAGCAGAATACGGTCGCCCCTCACCCGGATTTCAACGGGACTCCATACCCGCAGCAACACCTCTGCCAGCAGTAAGGCTGCAAAAAGTCCCAGGAAAAATGCTGCAAGATTCTTCAGCATGACAGTATCCGGATTAATTTAATTGGCAAGTGCTGATCGGGGGAAATTTATGAGGCCCATGAAGTGCGCATTCCTGCTGTCAGCTTGCATGCAGGAAGAACATTTCAGGGGCTTTTATAGGGTGAGGCGTGCGTAATTCAAAACACGACCCGCTAATCAGTTTCGCAAATGGCGCGCAAAAAAGCCTAACATCGTTTTATAGAGTTCGATGCGGTTCTCTTCGTGCTGAAAGCCGTGCCCTTCGTTGTACTTCACCATATAAGGCACGTGGAAACTGCGTGCACGCAGGTTGGCGACCATCTGATCGGACTCGTTGATGTTCACCCGCGGATCATTCGCGCCCTGTACCACATACACCGGACGCGTAATTTTCTCTGTGTTCAGGGCCGGGGAAACCTGTTTCATAATTTCCTGATCGGTTTCATCTTCAAAATCGTACCACTGTGCGCGGAGCTGACCCATGAAGGGTTTCCAGTACGGCGGGAAGGATTCGTAGAAGGTGAAGAGGTTGGATACGCCCACGTAATCTACGGCGCAGCAGTACAGCTCCGGGGTTTTGACGAGGGAGCCGAGTGCGGCGAGTCCGCCGTAACTGCCGCCGTAAATCGCAACACGCTGCGGGTCGATGCTAAAGTTTTCGAGGGCGAAAGCAACGCCATCTTCCAGGTCATCGAGCATGCGGCGACCAATTTGCTTGCTGCCGGCGAGGTAGAACTTCTTGCCGTATCCGCCGGAGCCGCGGTAGTTGATTTGCAGGGTCGCATAGCCGCGGCTTGCAAAAAGCTGCGCCTCGGGGTTGAAGCCCCACTCGTCCCGCGGACCATACGGGCCGCCGTGCGGATTCACGATCAGCGGCACTTTTCCTTCGGAAGCTTCGGCGGGCAGGGTGAGGTAGCCGTGCAGGGTGAGTCCGTCGCGGCTTTTAAACTGCACCGGACGCATCTCCGCCATGTCAGCCGGATTGAGGTGCGGCATCATCTCCGCGATTTTTTCGAAGCTGTCGGAGGCGGTGTCGTACAGGTAGTAGGCGCCGTAGTTGCGGTCGCTGCCGGCATACAGCAGGTAGCGGGATTCATCATCCGTGCGCCCGGCAACGCTGAATTCCATCCCCTGAAAATACGCGGTAAAAATGCTGTGAAGGCGCGTGAAGGTCTCACTCACGGGGATGATGATGTCTTTTTCACCGGTATAATAATAGAAGTCGATCTCGAAGCCGCGCTTGCGGGACGTTGTGAGGCCACCGGCATCGTAGGTTTCGTGCCGGAACAGGGTCTCGGTTTTGGTGCGGGTCGCAAGGTCGTAGCGGATGAGCTCTTCGGTGTCACTTTCGAGATTGGAGCTTACGTAGGCGAGGTGCGGGTTATCGGAGGTATAGTCGAATCCCAGTAGTCCGAAGCTGTCCTGCCAGCCGGTGCGCACGACTTCTTCAAAAGGCGCGTCTTCATCTTTACGATAAAGCAGCACGTATTCAACCCCGTTTTCCTGACGGGTGAGCGCCCGCAGCCGGCCGTCTTTGTCGAACTGATAGCCCATCACCGGCGACATCGGGTTGTCGTTGGTGTACAGCTTTTCGAGGGCGCCGGTGTTGACATTGATCTTGTAGGGCTCGAACAGCTGCGGGTTTTCCTTGTTCATCTGTATGATGATGTGTTCCGGATCTTCCTTGAGCTGATTGAGCAGCATTACCTTCACCCCGTCGAAAGGGGTGAGCGCCTGAAAGCCGGTGCCGTCCACATTGATGCCGTAGAGCTGATGGTTTTCGTCCCCGCTTTTGTCCTGCACGTAGAGGAGGCGGTCGTCGGTGACCCACAGGTAGCCGTCAATCAGCTCGTCGCCTTCATCGAGCACTTTCCGGACTTCACCGGTTTCGAAGTGCCGGACGAAGATTGGGCGGCGACCGTGTTCGTCGCGCTCGCGGTAGGCGATCCAGGTGCCGCCGGGGGAGAGTTTAAAGGCCGAGAGGGCGGGCTTTCGGAAGTAGTCTTCTACAGAGTAGCGGTAGGTGCCGGTGTCGAGGGCGGCGAGGGACTGAAGTTCTTCTTGTGAGGAGGGCAGTTCCGGGTTACCGGGCAGCGTTGGGTTTTCTGTTTCCATGAGAATAGTATGGTATGGTACTAAAGGTCAGGTTGGGATGCCGGATCGGAGCGCCTGTTTGCTGTGCCCGCCGGCGTGATGGGTCCAAAATAAGGCACACCCGCAAGCTTTGAAATAAAATTGGTTTTGATTTCATTTCCCCTTATTTTTGCAATCTGTATAAAAACAGGAAGCTTTGCAGCGCACAGGTATATCAGATTCGTTGTGCTGCTGCAAAGCTTCCTTTTTAACCAAGTATATCTCCATCCCAAAAAAGAAATCCCATGTCACGCAGAGACGATATTACAGGGTCTAAAGCCATGAACGGCTACCGTTCATCGAAGGCGAACAATAAGACCAAGCGTCTTTTCCATCTTAACCTTCAGAAAAGAAAGTTCTACATTCCGGAAGAAGACCGCTGGGTAACGCTGAAGGTTAGCTCCAAAACCCTTCGCACCATCAACAAGAATGGAATTTACGCCGTGCTGAAGAAGAACGGATTACTTAACAAAATCTAATTCGATAAAGGAGCTGCATTATGGCAAAAGCAAAAGGCAACCGTATTCAGGTTATTCTGGAATGCACCGAAAAGCCCGGTACTTCCCGCTATGTTACCACTAAAAACCGCAGAACGACCACCGGTCGTATGGAACTGAAGAAGTACAATCCTGTTCTGCGCAAGCACACTGTGCACAAAGAAATCAAATAAGTAATTCATTTTTAACCCGAAAGGTTATTTACAATGGCTAAGAAGCAATCATTCGGTGAAAAAGTGCTTGCCGCTAAAATGGCACAGCGCAAAATGGCGAAAGTCATCATCGCACATAAATCCCAACAGGGCTCCGCGAAATTTAAGGAAGCAATCGTTGATGCAGATAAAATCAATGATTTCATTTCTGCCAACCGCGCCTGATCTCTACCTGTTTTTTTGCAGTTACTGCCGCCCCCGCATTTTTTGTGACGTGTTGTAGTTGTAGTTGTAGTGAGTAAAAAGGTTGTATTCCTTCCGGAGTGCAACCTTTTTTATTTTTACTGCACACGGTTTGGCAATTTGCTGAAACCTGCCGGATGAAAAGATCCGGAGCACGCCCGGGTTGGTCGCCGAACGTATAGAGCGGTAAAGCCCGAATAAAAAAAGCAAGGGCTTTATCTTAGGTTTGGGGGCTCGGGAGCTGACACCCCAACTCCTGATGTTCACGGAGTTTTCCCAAAAAAAACACAAGACAGAAATGGCGGGATTGCCGGTCTCAGGCTTACCCTGAGGTAGCACTTCCCTGTCGAAAATATTGCAGCGGTCGCTGCTGAATTGCAGGCCGTTGTTTGCTGTTACGCCTGCTGTTTTAAGCGGGTGGTCTTCACCTGATATCTTGCCGGAAATCACTAAAAATTATGTCTGATAACACTATTGCACCTGCCAAAACTGAAACCCTGAAAAACCTGCTGCGCACGCGCGTGCTGGTGCTCGACGGCGCGATGGGAACCATGATTCAGAAGCACAATCTCGAGGAAGAAGATTTTCGCGGGACCCGTTTTCAGGACTGGCCGGTGAACCTGAAAGGCAATAACGACCTGTTGAGCATTACCCGGCCGGATATCATCAGGGGGATTCATGAGGCTTTTCTGGAAGCCGGTGCGGATATCATTGAGACCAATACTTTTAGCTCGAACCGCATTTCGCTGGCGGATTATCAACAGGAGGCCTTCACGCATGAGCTGAACGTGGCCTCAGCCCGTCTTGCCCGTGAAGCTGCCGATGCCTTTACCGCGCAAAATCCCGATAAGCCGCGTTTTGTGGCCGGTGCGATGGGGCCGACCAACCGCACGCTCTCGATGTCACCGGATGTAAACGACCCCGGCTACCGCGCCGTGACCTTTGAGGAACTCAGCGCGGCCTATTATGAGCAAATCGAGGGTTTGGTGGAAGGCGGCGCTGACATCCTGCTGGTTGAGACCATTTTCGATACGCTCAACGCCAAAGCTGCGCTCTACGCCATTCAGCAACACGCGCAGCATACCGGCATGCAGCTGCCGGTGATGATTTCCGGGACCATTGTTGATCAAAGCGGACGCACGCTTTCCGGGCAGACGACCCGCGCGTTCTGGACGTCTCTTATGCACACGCCCAACCTGATTTCCATCGGCCTGAACTGCGCGCTTGGCTCCAAACAAATGCGTCCGTTTATTCAGGAGCTTTCCAGGGTTTCGCATGTGTGCACGAGCCTGTACCCGAATGCGGGGCTGCCCAACGAGTTCGGGGAGTATGATGAATCTGCCGAGTACTTCGGGAATGCGATTCGCGACTATTTAAATGATGGTTTTCTGAACTTGGTCGGCGGCTGTTGCGGTACGACGCCCGAGCACATTGCTGCTGTGGCGCGACAGGCGGCACAGGCGAAACCCCGCGAACTGCCGCGTCCGACACGCCTGCTTTCGCTTTCGGGACTCGAGCCGCTTGTCATCACGCCTGAGACCAATTTTGTGAACATAGGCGAGCGCACCAACGTGACCGGCTCACCCCGTTTTGCGCGTCTCATCAAAGAGGACAATCTCGACGAAGCCCTATCCGTGGCGCGTCAGCAAGTGGAGAACGGTGCGCAGATTATTGACATCAATATGGATGAGGGCATGCTCGATTCCGAGGCCCTCATGCGGCGCTTCCTGAACCTGCTCGCCGCCGAGCCGGATATTTCCCGCGTGCCGGTGATGATTGATTCCTCGAAGTGGAGCGTGCTGAAGGCCGGACTCGAAAGCACGCAGGGCAAGTGCGTGGTCAACTCCATCAGCCTGAAAGAAGGCGAGGAAGCCTTCAAAGCACAGGCCCGCGAAATCATGAAATACGGTGCGGCGGTGGTTGTGATGGCCTTCGATGAGCAGGGTCAGGCCGATGTGTACGAGCGCAAAATTGAAGTCTGCGCCCGCGCCTACCGCATTTTGGTGGATGAAGTCGGCTTTCCGCCGCAGGATATCATTTTCGACCCCAACGTGCTGACCGTTGCTACCGGCATTGAAGAGCACAACTCCTATGCCCTCGATTTTATCCGGGCGACAAAGTGGATCAAAGAAAACCTGCCGCATGCGAAAGTGAGCGGCGGCATCAGCAACATTTCGTTTTCCTTCCGCGGCAACAATCCCGTGCGCGAAGCCATGCACTCGGCTTTCCTGTTTCACGCAATCCGTGCGGGTCTCGATATGGGCATCGTGAACGCGGGCATGCTCGAAGTGTACGACGACATCCCGCAGGACCTGCTCACGCATGTGGAGGACGTGCTCCTGAACCGTCATCCGGACGCGACCGAGCGGCTCGTGACTTTCGCCGAGAATTTTGTGTCCAACGGCAAACAGAAGGAGGTCAAAACCCTGGAATGGCGCGAGAAAAGCGTGGAAGAGCGCCTGCAGTACGCCCTGCTCAAAGGCATCGTGGATTTTGTGGAAGACGACACCGAGGAAGCACGCCTTAAATACCCGGAGCCGCTTCAGGTGATTGAAGGTCCGCTGATGGACGGCATGAACGTGGTCGGCGATCTTTTTGGCGAAGGCAAGATGTTTCTCCCGCAGGTCGTGAAAAGCGCCCGCGTGATGAAGAAATCGGTAGCCGTACTTATTCCGTACATCGAAGAGGCGCAGCGTCAGGCGCAGACTTCAACGGCCAAAGCCAAGGTGCTGCTTGCAACGGTGAAAGGTGATGTGCACGACATCGGCAAAAACATCGTGGGCGTCGTGCTTGCCTGCAATAACTTTGAAGTGATTGATCTCGGGGTGATGGTGCCTGCCGAAAAAATTCTGGAAGAAGCACAGCGGCAACAAGTGGACGTGATCGGCCTGAGCGGACTCATCACGCCTTCGCTCGATGAAATGGTGCACGTGGCCAAAGAGATGGAGCGCCTCGGTATGAAGATTCCGCTGCTGATCGGTGGCGCGACGACTTCCCGCATTCACACCGCTGTGAAAATTGCCCCGCACTACTCCGGCCCGGTCATTCACGTGCTTGACGCCTCCCGAAGCGTACCGGTCGTGGGCAAACTTACCACCGAAAGCATGCGTGAGGGCTTCGCGTCGGAAGTCCGCAGCGAGTACGAAACCCTGGCCGAGGGGCACCGCAACAAGGGCGAGCGCGAAAGCTACCGCAGCTTTGCCGCAGCCGTCGCCAACCGGACCCCCATTAACTGGAAAGCTGAAGATCTGGCCAAACCCAACAAAACCGGGATTCAGGTTTTCGAAGATGTGGACCTTGCCGAACTGCGCCCCTACATTGACTGGACGCCCTTTTTCATCACCTGGCAGCTCGCGGGCAAATACCCCGCAATTCTCGAGGATGAAATTGTAGGCGAACAGGCACGGCTGCTGTTTCAGGACGCCAATGCGCTGCTTGATGAAATCATCCGCGACAAAAGCCTGACCGCGAAAGCGGTAATGGGCATTTTCCCGGCCAACGCGGTGGGCGAGGATGTCGAGATTTACAGCGACGAGAACCGCACTGAAGTCCGGGCCGTATTCCGCATGCTCCGGCAGCAAACCCAGAAGCGCGCGGGTCAGCCCAACCGCTCCCTCGCGGATTTCATCGCACCCAAAGAAACCGGGCTGCCCGACTACTTCGGCGCCTTCGCGGTCACTACCGGCATCGGCATCGAAACCCTGCTCGAACAATGCGCCCGCGAGAACGACGATTACAAATCCATCATGATTAAAGCCGTAGCCGACCGGCTCGCCGAGGCCCTTGCCGAGTACCTGCACGAGCGTGTCCGCCGTGAAATCTGGGGATACGCCCCGGAGGAAAACCTCACCAACGACGAGCTCATCCGCGAGCACTACCGCGGCATACGTCCGGCGCCGGGCTACCCCGCCTGCCCTGATCATACCGAAAAACAGACCCTCTTCGACCTGCTGCTCGTGCCCGAAACCACGGGCATCAGCCTCACCGAATCCTTCGCGATGTACCCCGCGGCCTCAGTCAGCGGCTTCTACCTCGCCCACCCCGAATCGGCCTACTTCCGCGTAGGACGCATACAACGCGATCAGATCGAAGACTACGCCGCCCGCAAAGGCACCTCCCCCGAAAGCTGCGAACGCTGGCTCGCCCCGAATTTGGGCTACGAACCGTAGGCAGGCCAAACCATTAGCGAAAGAGCAGGCGGGAAAAGCCTGCCCCCGGCATTTCAGGCATTTCCCGCATCCGGGCGTATCGTAGGGGCGTACCCTTGTGGTCGCCGCCTCGGAGGTCGGAATACGCACACACCCAAATTCCAACCCGAATGCCTGAAGCGCCCATCCCGGCATTAATGCGCATTTCCGACCAGGTTTATAGTCTGGTTATTAAGGCATCCAGGCCGAATCGCGCATTTTGGTGTATCCCGCATCCGGTGGTATCGTAGGGGCGCACCCTTGTGGTCGCCCATCGGAAGTTGGAATAAGCACACAACCAAATTCCGACCCGAATGCATTAATCCCATCCCCGAATGAACGCGCATTTCCAAACCGAGCGAGATAAAGCTTTGCGCCCTATAGGGTTTTTGGTGTTGTCCGTAAAAATAAGATTATCGTTAAAATATTTTTGCAATATCGAAAAAGCGCTTTAGTAATCTAAAAAAGCGCTTTCATGTAGTCTATGTCTTTGTTTTTGTGGAAGGTGAAGTTAAAGCCACTTGCAGCGGGGCTTATTTTTAATCAAATTAAAAGACCGTGGTAATTACGAAATTTTATTTCAGATTACCCAAAAAAGGACCATTTGAGAGATGATTCGGCAAACTCTGAGCGCAATATGGTCTATATGTCAGCGACACTTTGTAACACTCTTCCACCAATTACGAGCGATGAAATCAACACCTAAAAGCCATGCACCCGGACGCACACCGGACAAACAAGGTCTGTATGATCCGGTGCATGAACACGATGCCTGCGGGATCGGATTTGTAGCCAATATCAGCGGGGAGGCCTCGCACGCCATTGTAAATCAGGCGATCCGGGTTTTGCACAACCTGAACCACCGCGGGGCAACCGGCGCGGAAGGCAACACCGGTGATGGCGCCGGGATTCTGATGCAGATCCCCCATGATTTCATGAAGCGCTCCTGCGAAGGGCTCGGCTTTCGGCTCCCTGAGCCCGGCAATTATGGCGTAGGAATGATTTTTATGCCGGGCGACCGCCGCGACCGTCTGCCGTGCGAGCGCATCATCGAGAAGGTTGTGCGGGAGGAAGGTCTGGAGGTGCTCGGCTGGCGCAAGGTGCGTACCGACAACGCGACCCTGGGCGATACGGCTCTGGCGTCGGAGCCTTCGGTCCGGCAGATTTTCATCGGCAGAGGCAGCGAGCTTGCCACAGAGCTGGATTTTGAGCGGAAGCTGTTTGTCATCCGCCGCCGTGCAGCACTTGCCGTTGCCGCAAGCAGGCAGCAAATCCGCGACAAAGATTTTTTCTACATTAACAGCCTCTCCTGCCGTACCATCGTGTACAAAGGGATGCTTACGCCGCATCAGCTCGACAATTATTATCCCGAGCTGCGCGACCCCAACATGCAGACGAGCATCGCACTGGTGCACTCGCGTTTCAGCACCAACACTTTCCCGAGCTGGAAGCTTGCGCACCCGTACCGCTACATCATCCACAACGGGGAAATCAACACCGTGCGCGGCAACCAAAACTGGATGCACGCCCGCGAGGCTGCGTTTCAGTCGCCGCTGTTTGGCTCTGACCTAAAGAAGGTGCTACCCATTGTGCAGGATGACGGCAGCGACTCCGCCAAGTTCGATCAGTGCCTCGAATTCCTGACCCTGAGCGGGCGCTCGCTTCCCCATGCCATGATGATGATGATTCCCGAGCCCTGGGAAAAGCACGAAACCATGGATGAAGCCCGCCGCGCCTTCTACGAGTATCACAGCTGTATGATGGAGCCCTGGGACGGTCCGGCTTCGGTTGCCTTCACCGACGGGCACATGGTTGGCGCGACCCTCGACCGGAACGGGCTGCGGCCATCGCGCTACTACATCACGCGCAGCAATATGATTGTGCTGGCCTCAGAAGCCGGCGTGCTCGACATCCCCGCGGATGAAGTGCTGACCAAAGGCAGGCTTCAGCCGGGGAAAATGCTGCTCATCGACACCCGTCAGCAGCGGATCATCAGCGATGAGGAAATCAAGAATCAGGTCGTAACACAGCAGCCTTACGGGCAGTGGCTGCGGGACAATCTGGTCGTATTTGAAGACGTCACCCAAAAAGTGACCTATCAGGAGCCGCGCCTCGACCATGAAAAAGTGGTGCATCGTCAGAAAGTGTTCGGCTACACCTACGAGGACCTGCGCATCAACATTGGTCCGATGGCTGAAAACATGCTGCAACCGATTGGCGCGATGGGCAACGACGCCCCGCTTGCGGTGCTATCGAATCAGCCGCAGCTGCTCTACAACTATTTCAAGCAGCTTTTTGCGCAGGTTACTAATCCGCCGATTGATCCCATCCGGGAGGAGCTGATTACCTCCACGGAAACCTATCTCGGTGCGAAGGGCAACATCCTCGATGAGTCACCGGAGCGCTGCCGTCAGATCAAGCTCACTTCGCCCATCCTCACAACCGAGGAAATGGCCGAGCTGCGCAAAACCGACCTGCCCGGCTTCCGGATAGAGGAGCTTCCGATTTTGTTTGAAGCCGGAACCGGCGGTGCCGGGCTGGAAAAAGCCCTCAGCAAGCTCTTCAATGCCGCGGCTGAAGCCATCGGCTCCGGGGCGAACATCCTCATTCTTACCGATCGCGGCTTTACCCAAAAGCTGGCTCCTATCCCGGCCCTTCTGGCGGTCTCGGGCCTGCATCACCATTTAATCCGCAGCGGCAAGCGCACCGATGTGAGCATCGTCCTTGAATCCGGTGAGCCGCGCGAAACGCATCATTTTTGCACCCTGCTCGGGTACGGTCTCGATGCCGTGAATCCGTACATGGCCTACGAGAGCCTGTGCGATCTGCTGCAGCAGGGACTGCTCACGGGCATCGACTACAAGCGCGCGGTGAAAGGCTACAATAAAGCGGTCGTGAAAGGCATCGTGAAGGTGATGGCGAAGATGGGGATTTCCACCATTAAGTCGTATCGGGGCGCACAGATATTTGAAGCGCTGGGGATCAGCACGGAAGTCATTGACAGCTACTTCACCTGGACCGACAGCCGCATCGGCGGCATCACGCTCGATACCATTGCACGGGAAGCCGAACTGCGGCACGAGAAAGCATACCCGAAAATTCAGCAGAACGGCACCGTGCTCGATGAGGGCGGACAGTACAAGTGGCGGCGCAACGGCGAGTACCACATGTACAATCCGAAAACGGTACACACGCTGCAGCTTGCGACGCGCACCGGCGATTACGGCCTCTACAAAGAATACGCCCGTCTGCTTGATGAACAGCACGACCCGCCGCCGGCCCTGCGACATATGCTGGAACTCGATTACGGTCCGCGAACAGTGCCGATCGAGGAAGTCGAATCGGTCGAGTCCATCTGCCGGAGGTTCAAAACCGGAGCCATGTCGTACGGCTCCATCAGTCTGGAAGCGCACGAAGCGCTGGCGATTGCGATGAATCGCATCGGCGGACGCAGCAACACGGGCGAGGGCGGCGAGGATGCGAACCGCTATACCGAAGATGCCAACGGGGATTCGCGCAACAGCGCCATCAAGCAGGTCGCCTCGGGACGCTTCGGCGTAACGAGCGAGTACCTGACGCAGGCCAAAGAAATTCAGATCAAGATGGCGCAGGGTGCCAAGCCTGGCGAGGGCGGCGAGCTGCCGGGACGGAAAGTCTATCCCTGGATTGCCGATGTGCGGCTCTCCACGCCGGGCGTAGGACTCATTTCT
This genomic stretch from Cyclonatronum proteinivorum harbors:
- the gltB gene encoding glutamate synthase large subunit; this encodes MKSTPKSHAPGRTPDKQGLYDPVHEHDACGIGFVANISGEASHAIVNQAIRVLHNLNHRGATGAEGNTGDGAGILMQIPHDFMKRSCEGLGFRLPEPGNYGVGMIFMPGDRRDRLPCERIIEKVVREEGLEVLGWRKVRTDNATLGDTALASEPSVRQIFIGRGSELATELDFERKLFVIRRRAALAVAASRQQIRDKDFFYINSLSCRTIVYKGMLTPHQLDNYYPELRDPNMQTSIALVHSRFSTNTFPSWKLAHPYRYIIHNGEINTVRGNQNWMHAREAAFQSPLFGSDLKKVLPIVQDDGSDSAKFDQCLEFLTLSGRSLPHAMMMMIPEPWEKHETMDEARRAFYEYHSCMMEPWDGPASVAFTDGHMVGATLDRNGLRPSRYYITRSNMIVLASEAGVLDIPADEVLTKGRLQPGKMLLIDTRQQRIISDEEIKNQVVTQQPYGQWLRDNLVVFEDVTQKVTYQEPRLDHEKVVHRQKVFGYTYEDLRINIGPMAENMLQPIGAMGNDAPLAVLSNQPQLLYNYFKQLFAQVTNPPIDPIREELITSTETYLGAKGNILDESPERCRQIKLTSPILTTEEMAELRKTDLPGFRIEELPILFEAGTGGAGLEKALSKLFNAAAEAIGSGANILILTDRGFTQKLAPIPALLAVSGLHHHLIRSGKRTDVSIVLESGEPRETHHFCTLLGYGLDAVNPYMAYESLCDLLQQGLLTGIDYKRAVKGYNKAVVKGIVKVMAKMGISTIKSYRGAQIFEALGISTEVIDSYFTWTDSRIGGITLDTIAREAELRHEKAYPKIQQNGTVLDEGGQYKWRRNGEYHMYNPKTVHTLQLATRTGDYGLYKEYARLLDEQHDPPPALRHMLELDYGPRTVPIEEVESVESICRRFKTGAMSYGSISLEAHEALAIAMNRIGGRSNTGEGGEDANRYTEDANGDSRNSAIKQVASGRFGVTSEYLTQAKEIQIKMAQGAKPGEGGELPGRKVYPWIADVRLSTPGVGLISPPPHHDIYSIEDLAQLIHDLKNANDQADINVKLVSLAGVGTIAAGVAKAKADVILISGHDGGTGASPQTSIKHAGLPWELGLAEVHQTLLLNNLRSRVKLETDGQIKTGRDIVVAALLGAEEFGFGTSALITLGCIMMRVCHLNTCPVGVATQDPHLRHKFTGDPEYVVNFMKFVAQDVREHMAALGFRTIDEMIGRTDKLRQKKTSHWKAKLVDLSPVLHSPKVPPLTGVRKLTQQHHGLENSMDVQMLLDLCEPALSEKIPVKARLPIRNTNRVTGTILGSEITRMYGQEGLPEDTIHLSFRGSAGQSFGAFGVPGVTLELEGDANDYFGKGLSGGKLILYPDREARFRPEDNIIVGNVALYGATRGEAYIRGRAGERFCVRNSGASAVVEGTGDHGCEYMTGGRAVILGPTGRNFAAGMSGGIAYVLDPDGSFPSRCNKEMVYLEKVDAESDALELKRLIRRHADYTDSVLAWKILAKWDEVLPQFVKVYPKDFKRMTEAIRLAIKGGMDVKKAEMHAFQANQMDEARAAGN